A genomic region of Pristiophorus japonicus isolate sPriJap1 chromosome 20, sPriJap1.hap1, whole genome shotgun sequence contains the following coding sequences:
- the LOC139232889 gene encoding ferritin heavy chain, oocyte isoform-like — MSSQVRQNYHPDCEAAISRQINLELYASYVYLSMSYYFDRDDIALKNFAKFFLEQSYEERDHAEKLMKLQNQRGECILLQDIKKPDRDEWGSGLDAMVCSLELEKSVNQSFLELHKLATDRNDPPLCDFLDEQVKSIKLLGDYVTNLRRLGAPENGMAEYLFDKHTLGKDSS; from the coding sequence ATGAGCTCCCAGGTGCGACAGAATTACCACCCCGACTGCGAGGCCGCCATCAGCCGCCAGATCAATCTGGAGCTGTACGCGTCGTACGTCTACCTCTCCATGTCCTATTACTTTGATCGAGATGACATTGCATTGAAGAATTTTGCCAAATTCTTTCTCGAACAATCTTATGAAGAGCGCgaccatgctgagaaactgatgaaactacagaaccagcgaggAGAGTGCATCTTACTGCAGGATATCAAGAAACCAGATCGTGATGAATGGGGAAGTGGCTTGGATGCAATGGTGTGTTCCCTGGAACTGGAGAAGAGTGTGAACCAATCGTTTTTAGAGTTGCATAAACTAGCTACAGACAGGAATGACCCACCTCTGTGTGACTTCCTGGATGAGCAGGTCAAGTCTATCAAGCTACTCGGAGACTATGTAACCAACTTGCGGAGATTGGGTGCTCCTGAAAACGGAATGGCTGAATACTTATTTGACAAGCACACCTTGGGTAAAGATAGCAGCTGA